In Candidatus Sulfurimonas marisnigri, a single genomic region encodes these proteins:
- a CDS encoding ABC transporter ATP-binding protein — MNLLSAKNLSHTFEYQLFSNVSLELQAKESIAIIGTSGSGKSTLLNILSTLLKPIEGSVSIFGEDVLKMSKKRLAQIKRDELGLVFQSHYLFKGFSALENLEVAAMLSNQNIDDELLKKLNILEAINQKVTELSGGQQQRVSIARVLTKKPRILFVDEPTGNLDKSTANDVMNIFFEYIDKNNAGMILVTHDEELAHRCHKVYRVHNKELEVLK, encoded by the coding sequence ATGAATTTATTATCTGCAAAAAATCTATCGCATACTTTTGAGTATCAACTATTTTCTAATGTTAGCTTGGAGCTACAAGCAAAAGAGTCTATAGCTATCATTGGTACATCAGGTAGTGGCAAGTCAACTTTACTTAATATTTTATCAACACTATTAAAGCCTATTGAGGGATCAGTCTCTATTTTTGGTGAAGATGTCTTAAAAATGAGTAAGAAAAGGTTGGCTCAAATAAAAAGAGATGAGCTTGGACTTGTTTTTCAATCTCACTATCTTTTTAAAGGTTTTAGCGCTTTAGAAAACCTGGAAGTTGCTGCAATGCTTTCAAATCAAAATATAGACGATGAACTTCTAAAAAAACTTAATATTTTAGAGGCAATAAACCAAAAAGTTACAGAACTCTCGGGTGGACAACAACAGCGAGTCTCAATAGCTAGGGTTTTAACAAAAAAGCCTCGTATTTTATTTGTTGATGAGCCAACAGGGAACTTGGATAAATCTACAGCAAATGATGTTATGAATATATTTTTTGAGTATATAGATAAAAATAATGCAGGTATGATACTTGTGACGCACGATGAAGAACTAGCTCACAGATGTCACAAAGTTTATAGAGTACATAACAAAGAACTAGAGGTATTAAAATGA
- a CDS encoding Na+/H+ antiporter NhaC family protein, with amino-acid sequence MAIALALYSRNVLISLFGGIVLGFLLLNNFAILDSVESIFLLFTSLLSKGWILKTLAFAVLVGSIMALVEKSGGIEGFVDFMQHRVSLVKSPRSALMLSYAVGVFIFVESSITALIAGAVGKPFCQKYKIPSAKLAFVCDSTSAPISSLIILNGWGALLLGLITTQVSLGVIDVNAIDILIDSVLYNFYAMTALLVTFISIWFNIDIGPMKRAKHVPASIDVIANKSSNMFYMIAPIFLMIIFVFLFLYITGDGNIVKGSGSSSIFYTMLSTLIFTLFYFVSTKNMSLSVWSKTAFSGAVKLVPIALILLFAFAIGSVTTELKTGQYLASLVNENLSIYFLSAVIFVLSSVMAFATGTSWGTFSIMIPVAVPMAVAMDADIALCMGAVISGGIFGDHCSPISDTTIISSMASECDVVEHVKTQLPYALFSGLITIVLFIVFSLKQNL; translated from the coding sequence TTGGCTATCGCTTTAGCTCTGTATTCAAGAAATGTTCTTATATCGCTTTTTGGCGGTATTGTTTTAGGTTTTTTACTTTTAAATAATTTTGCCATCCTTGATTCAGTTGAATCAATTTTTTTACTTTTTACATCTCTGCTCTCAAAAGGGTGGATACTTAAAACTTTGGCCTTTGCTGTTTTAGTAGGTAGTATTATGGCTTTAGTTGAAAAGTCTGGCGGTATTGAAGGTTTTGTAGATTTTATGCAACATAGAGTATCTTTAGTTAAGTCTCCCCGTTCAGCTTTAATGTTAAGTTATGCAGTTGGTGTTTTTATTTTTGTAGAGTCATCTATTACAGCTCTAATAGCCGGTGCAGTTGGTAAGCCGTTCTGTCAAAAATACAAAATACCAAGTGCTAAACTAGCCTTTGTATGTGACTCAACTTCAGCACCTATCAGCTCTCTTATTATTTTAAATGGGTGGGGAGCACTTCTACTTGGATTGATAACTACTCAAGTGTCCTTGGGTGTTATCGACGTAAATGCGATTGATATTTTGATTGACTCAGTGTTATATAACTTTTATGCAATGACTGCTCTGCTGGTCACATTTATATCTATATGGTTTAACATAGATATAGGTCCTATGAAAAGAGCTAAACATGTACCTGCAAGTATTGATGTAATTGCAAATAAAAGTTCAAACATGTTCTATATGATTGCGCCAATTTTTCTTATGATTATTTTTGTATTTTTGTTTTTGTACATTACAGGAGATGGTAATATTGTAAAAGGTAGTGGCTCAAGCTCTATTTTTTACACTATGCTTAGTACGTTAATATTTACACTCTTTTATTTTGTTAGTACAAAAAACATGAGTTTATCGGTATGGAGCAAAACTGCTTTTAGTGGGGCTGTTAAACTTGTCCCAATCGCTTTGATACTTCTTTTTGCTTTCGCAATAGGTTCGGTGACTACAGAATTGAAAACTGGACAATATTTAGCTTCGTTAGTTAACGAAAACTTGAGTATTTATTTTTTATCTGCCGTTATATTTGTTCTTAGTTCTGTTATGGCATTTGCTACTGGTACTAGTTGGGGAACATTTAGCATAATGATTCCAGTTGCAGTTCCAATGGCAGTAGCAATGGATGCAGATATAGCTCTTTGTATGGGTGCGGTTATTTCTGGGGGTATATTTGGCGATCACTGCTCGCCAATCTCAGATACGACTATTATATCTTCAATGGCTAGTGAATGTGATGTTGTAGAACATGTAAAGACTCAGCTTCCATATGCTTTATTTAGTGGTTTGATTACTATAGTTTTGTTTATAGTCTTTAGCTTAAAACAGAATTTATAG
- a CDS encoding L,D-transpeptidase family protein: MVKSFLIIISIQIFLFSSEQIILVVSNDFDSSIANLSTFEDGKRVFKPFEVNIGTNGLGWGLGKTSLKQKELEPQKYEGDKKAPIGIFKLDSIFGYEKNKNFKMKYLHATKELICVDDSNSSSYNQIINLKYEKPKSFEYMRRDDNQYELGVVVAHNSKQLKGRGSCIFLHVEKAKDEPTAGCTSMSLENMKKIVNWLDKSKNPILVQVSKSKLNQIKELYPELELAE, encoded by the coding sequence ATGGTAAAAAGTTTCTTAATTATAATAAGTATTCAAATATTCTTGTTTTCTAGTGAACAGATAATTTTAGTTGTTAGTAATGATTTCGATTCAAGCATTGCTAACTTGAGCACTTTTGAGGATGGTAAAAGAGTGTTTAAGCCATTTGAAGTCAATATTGGCACAAATGGTCTTGGATGGGGACTTGGAAAAACATCCCTAAAACAGAAAGAATTAGAGCCTCAGAAGTACGAAGGTGATAAGAAAGCACCTATTGGAATATTTAAACTTGACTCAATTTTCGGTTATGAGAAAAATAAAAATTTTAAAATGAAGTATCTGCATGCGACAAAAGAGTTAATTTGTGTAGATGATTCTAATTCAAGCTCATATAACCAAATAATTAATTTAAAATATGAAAAACCTAAAAGTTTTGAATATATGAGAAGAGATGATAATCAGTACGAGTTGGGTGTTGTCGTAGCTCATAATTCAAAGCAACTAAAAGGGAGAGGTTCTTGCATATTCTTACATGTAGAAAAAGCTAAAGATGAACCAACTGCAGGTTGTACTTCAATGAGTTTAGAAAATATGAAAAAGATTGTCAATTGGCTAGATAAAAGTAAAAATCCAATCCTAGTTCAAGTTTCAAAATCTAAGCTAAATCAGATAAAAGAGTTATATCCTGAGTTGGAACTAGCTGAGTAA
- a CDS encoding GNAT family N-acetyltransferase: MSIKIRKATSDDSAFLAQMILQSSRAGKKVCIYDLLFASYNDKDTLENLEKLITATAKSNCHYSNFLVAEMDGKCVGSLCSYEPRIATKEVFRNALQEIGVGNENSEYEDIVNYCGFELNTRTLIFDFMEELEGFIDVGVLKALMQKSLLTARLKGYRIAQTVVEIGSLETLLYYKKLGFKEVNQKECELYREKFGRAGFVLLAYEF, from the coding sequence ATGAGCATAAAAATAAGAAAAGCAACTAGTGATGATTCAGCATTTTTAGCACAGATGATTTTACAAAGTTCTAGAGCTGGAAAAAAAGTTTGTATATATGATTTATTATTCGCTTCATATAACGATAAAGACACTTTAGAAAATTTAGAAAAATTAATAACAGCGACTGCAAAAAGCAACTGTCACTATAGTAACTTCTTAGTTGCTGAGATGGATGGAAAGTGTGTTGGTTCTCTTTGTAGCTATGAGCCGAGAATAGCAACTAAAGAAGTGTTTCGTAATGCTTTGCAAGAGATAGGTGTTGGAAATGAAAATAGTGAATATGAAGATATAGTCAATTATTGTGGTTTTGAGCTTAACACTAGAACTCTGATTTTTGATTTTATGGAAGAATTAGAAGGTTTTATAGATGTTGGTGTCTTAAAAGCACTTATGCAGAAGAGTCTTCTTACTGCAAGACTAAAAGGCTACAGGATAGCTCAAACAGTAGTAGAAATTGGTTCCCTAGAAACATTACTTTACTACAAGAAACTTGGCTTCAAAGAGGTTAATCAAAAAGAGTGTGAACTTTATAGAGAAAAGTTTGGTAGAGCAGGTTTCGTTTTATTAGCATACGAATTTTGA
- a CDS encoding NADH-quinone oxidoreductase subunit N — protein sequence MTNEFIALAVPALLLFSAIFILLFGLSSYYTKARGYYITLATLLVTLLISVNALSEKHSIDLLPELFNSMVVYDTFSTTFISLFLFGGFLTLAIAKSFIFNTKYFTFESFVLFLFSLFGMVMLSMSNELLTAFIALEIASMSVYILVGLNRNSLKASEAFFKYLLLGSFAASFYLLGMMLIYAQAKSTNLDVIAEYMLRTDLNSQLLIISGGLLIMITILFKIAAVPFGAWVIDVYEGASLPITAYMAGIFKIAVFAFALRLFLGSYISLSDLYAPLILGASVVTMFGGSVLAVIQTSVKKMLAASSVVHSGYILIAFAAAGSGTVSSASAILFYLFAYFISAIGAFGVLSYISRGSEKVINFDDLNGLATTNPIIAASLTVFLLSLAGFPSTIGFIGKFYIFTSAIESGYTPFAIFGAVTAFISIYYYFKIIVHMYFKDKVHEKIDYGHKLSFAFIIICSVIVLWGGVGTSLLFDIPGINELNKLSKYAIESLYLK from the coding sequence ATGACTAATGAGTTTATTGCATTGGCCGTTCCGGCATTACTTCTGTTTAGTGCTATTTTTATCCTGCTTTTTGGGCTCAGTTCATACTATACAAAAGCCAGAGGCTACTATATAACCCTTGCAACTCTTTTGGTAACTCTGCTTATTTCAGTGAATGCCTTAAGTGAAAAGCATTCGATAGATTTACTGCCAGAACTTTTCAACTCAATGGTGGTGTACGATACTTTCAGTACTACATTTATATCTCTGTTTTTGTTTGGTGGCTTTTTAACACTGGCAATAGCAAAGTCATTTATTTTTAATACAAAATACTTCACTTTTGAATCATTTGTTCTTTTTCTTTTTTCACTGTTTGGTATGGTTATGCTTAGTATGTCAAATGAGCTTTTAACTGCTTTTATCGCCCTTGAAATAGCTTCTATGTCTGTTTATATCCTAGTAGGTCTAAATAGAAACTCTTTAAAAGCTTCGGAGGCATTTTTTAAGTATCTCCTTTTAGGCTCGTTTGCAGCCTCTTTTTATCTGCTTGGAATGATGCTTATATATGCGCAGGCAAAAAGTACAAACTTAGATGTAATTGCTGAGTACATGTTAAGAACTGATTTAAATTCCCAGCTTTTAATTATCTCAGGCGGTCTGCTAATAATGATTACTATTTTATTTAAAATAGCAGCAGTGCCGTTTGGTGCGTGGGTAATAGATGTTTACGAAGGTGCTTCACTGCCAATTACCGCTTACATGGCAGGTATATTTAAAATTGCAGTTTTCGCTTTTGCTCTTAGATTATTTCTTGGAAGCTATATATCTTTAAGCGATTTATACGCTCCTTTAATTTTGGGAGCATCAGTTGTTACAATGTTTGGCGGTTCAGTTTTAGCTGTTATACAAACAAGTGTTAAAAAAATGTTGGCCGCTTCATCAGTTGTTCATAGCGGATATATATTAATCGCATTTGCCGCTGCCGGCTCAGGAACTGTCAGTTCTGCGAGTGCCATTCTTTTTTATCTTTTTGCATATTTTATAAGTGCAATTGGAGCATTTGGAGTTTTAAGCTATATCAGCAGAGGGAGTGAAAAAGTTATTAACTTTGATGACTTAAATGGACTAGCTACAACTAATCCTATTATTGCAGCATCTCTTACAGTTTTTTTACTCTCTCTTGCAGGTTTTCCATCTACAATAGGGTTTATCGGTAAGTTTTATATCTTTACGTCAGCTATAGAATCAGGATACACACCCTTTGCTATTTTTGGGGCAGTAACTGCATTTATCTCCATTTACTACTACTTTAAAATTATTGTTCACATGTACTTTAAAGATAAAGTTCATGAAAAAATCGATTACGGGCATAAACTCTCATTCGCTTTTATAATTATTTGTAGTGTAATAGTTTTATGGGGCGGAGTGGGAACTTCATTGCTTTTTGATATTCCAGGGATTAATGAGCTAAATAAGTTAAGTAAGTATGCTATAGAGTCACTATATTTGAAGTGA
- the argS gene encoding arginine--tRNA ligase has product MKQRVSALLREKFGREVVLEKPKDRSFGHFATPIAFSLAKELRQSPMKIAEELASSFNESEIFTSVESVKGYLNFRLSENFLSEYATWALDNETDFAKQEKKEKILLEFVSANPTGPLHIGHARGAVYGDTLYRLAKHLGYDITAEYYVNDAGNQIDLLGLSIALYARENILNETVEYPDSYYRGDYLDGLANGAIEKFGKEIFNDETRYKELALWAKDGVMEIVIDSLANLNIHFDTFVNESSLYNDWDRVMTKMGDGIYKKEDKIWIASEAKGDDNDRVVVREDGRPTYLAGDIVYHNQKFERGYDHYINIWGADHHGYIPRVNAAVEYLGYDSNKLETLLSQMVSLLKDGEPYKMSKRAGNVILMSDIVEEIGSDALRFIFASKKSDTALEFDLAEFKKQDSSNPIFYIQYAHARIKTILSKSDLSENEVMSATLKNLDENADILLFDALLLPEIVEDAFSSRQVQKLPDYLKALAASLHKFYYDCRIIGTKDEAKLLKLLMVVGLSLKTGLSLMGITAKDYMSKEEE; this is encoded by the coding sequence TTGAAACAACGAGTATCGGCGCTTTTGCGCGAAAAGTTTGGTCGTGAAGTTGTTTTAGAGAAGCCAAAAGATCGCTCTTTTGGTCACTTTGCTACCCCTATAGCTTTCTCTTTGGCTAAGGAACTTAGACAGTCTCCTATGAAAATTGCTGAAGAGTTAGCATCTTCTTTTAATGAATCAGAAATATTTACCAGTGTTGAATCAGTAAAAGGTTATTTGAATTTTCGCCTAAGTGAAAACTTTTTAAGCGAATATGCTACTTGGGCACTTGACAATGAAACTGATTTTGCAAAACAAGAGAAAAAAGAGAAAATTCTTTTAGAATTTGTTAGTGCAAACCCAACTGGACCTCTTCATATAGGTCATGCTCGCGGAGCTGTTTATGGAGATACTCTTTATAGATTAGCAAAGCATTTGGGTTATGATATTACAGCTGAGTATTATGTAAATGATGCTGGCAATCAGATAGACTTACTTGGTCTTTCAATTGCTCTTTATGCTCGTGAAAATATTCTCAACGAAACTGTAGAATACCCTGACTCTTACTATCGTGGTGATTACTTAGATGGTTTAGCAAATGGTGCAATAGAGAAATTTGGCAAAGAAATTTTCAATGATGAGACTCGTTATAAAGAGCTTGCACTATGGGCTAAAGATGGTGTAATGGAAATTGTTATAGATTCTCTAGCAAACTTAAATATTCATTTTGATACATTTGTAAATGAGTCATCTTTGTATAACGATTGGGACAGAGTAATGACTAAGATGGGTGATGGCATCTATAAAAAAGAAGATAAAATCTGGATAGCATCTGAAGCCAAGGGCGATGATAATGATAGAGTTGTTGTCCGTGAAGATGGTCGTCCAACTTACTTAGCAGGAGATATAGTTTACCACAATCAAAAATTTGAGCGTGGATATGATCACTATATTAATATTTGGGGAGCAGATCACCACGGATATATTCCTCGTGTAAATGCTGCTGTTGAGTATTTAGGTTATGACAGCAATAAGCTCGAAACACTTCTTTCTCAGATGGTTAGTCTTCTTAAAGATGGTGAGCCATACAAGATGAGTAAGCGTGCTGGCAACGTTATTCTTATGAGTGATATTGTTGAAGAGATTGGTTCTGATGCACTTAGGTTTATTTTTGCATCTAAAAAGAGTGATACGGCTTTGGAGTTTGATTTGGCAGAGTTTAAAAAGCAGGATAGTTCAAATCCTATTTTTTATATCCAATACGCACATGCAAGGATTAAAACTATCCTTTCAAAGAGTGACTTGAGTGAAAATGAAGTTATGTCAGCAACTCTAAAAAACTTAGATGAAAATGCAGATATTTTACTATTTGATGCACTACTTCTTCCAGAAATAGTTGAAGATGCATTTAGCTCAAGACAGGTTCAAAAACTTCCTGATTATTTAAAAGCACTTGCAGCATCTCTACATAAGTTTTACTACGATTGCAGAATTATAGGAACTAAGGATGAAGCAAAACTTCTTAAACTTCTTATGGTTGTGGGGCTATCACTAAAAACTGGTCTATCTCTTATGGGTATAACTGCGAAAGATTACATGAGTAAAGAGGAGGAATAG
- the tatA gene encoding twin-arginine translocase TatA/TatE family subunit: MGMPGGTELLIILAIVVLLFGAKKIPDLAKGLGKGIKNFKSEMKEIDEVETASTEAPKKVEGSEETASTEAPKQTTQA; the protein is encoded by the coding sequence ATGGGAATGCCTGGTGGAACAGAACTATTAATAATATTAGCAATCGTAGTACTATTGTTTGGTGCGAAAAAAATACCTGACTTAGCAAAAGGTCTTGGTAAAGGAATCAAAAACTTCAAAAGTGAAATGAAAGAAATAGATGAAGTTGAAACTGCATCTACGGAAGCTCCAAAAAAAGTAGAAGGTAGTGAAGAAACTGCATCTACAGAAGCTCCAAAACAAACTACACAAGCATAG
- the fliR gene encoding flagellar biosynthetic protein FliR — MAWTEVFSDTYIVGFILLFFRFAALFMAVPIFSHQSIPITLRAAMAFFFAIVFYSSMPPLAITITAPSIVMAILSELFFGLAIGVMLQIAFNVITFAGGQISFMMGFSMASAIDPQSGVSMPIISQFLSLMALMVLFVIDMHHWILLFVDSSLQHIPLGGFLMSENLFNYIIKATSNMFMVGFMIAFPIIALSLLADVIFGMLMKTMPQFNLLVIGFPIKIMVSFVVLIATFSATMLILKTQMQDAFNFLEMLF, encoded by the coding sequence ATGGCATGGACAGAAGTTTTTAGCGATACTTACATAGTTGGCTTCATCCTTCTATTTTTTAGATTTGCCGCTCTTTTTATGGCTGTTCCAATATTTTCTCACCAAAGTATTCCTATTACTTTAAGAGCCGCAATGGCTTTTTTCTTCGCAATTGTTTTTTACTCCTCAATGCCACCTTTAGCAATAACAATAACGGCTCCTAGTATTGTAATGGCAATATTAAGCGAACTGTTTTTTGGCTTGGCAATAGGAGTGATGCTTCAAATTGCATTTAATGTTATAACTTTTGCTGGTGGGCAGATATCTTTTATGATGGGCTTTTCAATGGCAAGTGCAATTGATCCACAGTCTGGTGTCTCAATGCCTATAATCTCACAATTTCTTTCTCTTATGGCACTAATGGTTCTGTTTGTAATAGACATGCACCACTGGATACTTCTTTTTGTAGACAGCTCTTTGCAGCATATTCCACTAGGTGGTTTTTTAATGAGTGAAAATCTTTTTAACTATATTATTAAAGCAACTTCGAATATGTTTATGGTTGGTTTTATGATTGCATTTCCAATTATTGCTCTATCTTTATTGGCAGATGTTATCTTTGGAATGTTAATGAAAACAATGCCGCAGTTCAACCTTCTTGTTATAGGCTTCCCAATAAAAATTATGGTCTCATTCGTTGTATTAATAGCAACATTCAGTGCCACAATGCTCATTTTAAAGACACAAATGCAAGATGCTTTTAATTTTTTAGAGATGCTTTTTTAG
- the gmk gene encoding guanylate kinase, translated as MNNNTGAILVLSGPSGAGKSSLLNEIINDIGECYFSISTTTRQIRDGEENGVHYYFVSEEEFKKDIEEDNFLEYAFVHGNYYGTSLKPVKKSLNEGKLVLFDIDVQGNTLVNNRLGDITTSVFISPPTLSELKKRLQDRSTDAQDVVERRLEMAKKEIQRISEYDYLVINDNLKEAADVLRTIAKASRLKVPDNEINEFVQKWEDIDL; from the coding sequence GTGAATAATAATACAGGTGCAATTTTAGTTCTTTCAGGTCCAAGTGGAGCAGGAAAAAGCTCATTACTAAATGAAATTATTAATGATATTGGCGAATGCTATTTTTCTATATCAACGACAACTAGACAAATAAGAGATGGTGAAGAAAATGGTGTGCACTACTATTTTGTATCTGAAGAAGAATTCAAAAAAGATATAGAAGAGGACAACTTTTTAGAGTACGCTTTTGTGCATGGAAACTACTATGGAACATCACTCAAGCCTGTTAAAAAATCTTTAAATGAAGGCAAGTTAGTTTTATTTGACATAGATGTTCAAGGAAACACTTTGGTAAACAATAGACTTGGAGATATTACTACCTCAGTTTTTATATCTCCTCCAACATTATCAGAGTTAAAAAAACGCTTACAAGATCGTTCAACTGATGCCCAAGATGTTGTAGAACGTCGTTTAGAGATGGCAAAAAAAGAGATTCAGAGAATTAGCGAGTATGACTATTTGGTAATTAATGATAATCTTAAAGAAGCAGCAGATGTTTTAAGAACAATCGCCAAAGCCTCTAGACTCAAAGTTCCAGACAATGAAATAAATGAATTTGTGCAAAAATGGGAAGATATAGACTTATAA
- a CDS encoding DNA topoisomerase IV gives MKILLLNENPVVNKLVTLSAQKTSDELDVVSNVDAIGATNYDLLVIDDAKYSDEIMQELNDKIVFSKSLYLCVKDAKKVEGFTSTLKKPFLPTDLVELFAILGNKEESLDEDDENIELDSPDESSDLFDLDGLDDVDLEELGELEEIDEDDEINIGTELDNLDELELDDDLENLEEDEDELDFDDLDDFDEESGDSILDKDDIQEIEGLLEMDDENEEPEEVSLESEAESSESTEVDELEEELELDEELELEEPEEANLESDAESSEIKEVDELEELEEELELEEAEEELEFEEELELEEAEEELELEEELELEEAEEELELEEELELEEAEEELELEEELELDEELELEEAEEELEPDEELELNEEPEEVNLESDAESSESTEVDEAEDLEIKIQNAVDELSEEDLQSEIDEDVLFSIDSITSRDIKIAIGEEVPEESISKHTQSTEVNEQLSPDESSLDTNEAELDEEVSDSTDNNDGVEALKKLLKALSNEDVAASLKGMKISINITLGDK, from the coding sequence ATGAAAATATTACTTTTAAATGAAAATCCAGTAGTTAATAAGCTAGTTACACTAAGTGCACAGAAGACTTCAGATGAGTTGGATGTGGTTAGTAATGTAGATGCTATAGGGGCTACTAATTATGATCTCTTAGTGATTGATGATGCCAAGTATAGTGATGAAATCATGCAAGAACTTAATGATAAAATAGTATTTAGTAAATCTTTATATTTATGTGTTAAGGATGCCAAGAAAGTAGAGGGTTTTACTTCAACTTTAAAAAAACCTTTTTTACCAACAGATTTAGTTGAACTGTTCGCAATTTTAGGAAATAAAGAAGAGAGTCTAGACGAAGATGACGAGAATATAGAATTGGATTCACCAGATGAATCTAGTGATTTATTTGATTTAGATGGTCTTGATGATGTGGATTTAGAAGAGCTAGGCGAGCTTGAAGAAATTGACGAAGACGATGAAATAAATATTGGAACAGAACTTGATAATCTCGACGAGCTAGAATTAGATGATGATTTAGAGAATCTAGAAGAAGATGAGGATGAATTGGACTTTGATGATCTAGATGATTTTGATGAAGAGAGTGGGGATAGTATTCTTGATAAAGATGATATTCAAGAGATTGAAGGTCTTTTAGAAATGGATGATGAAAATGAAGAGCCAGAAGAAGTAAGTTTAGAGTCTGAGGCTGAATCTAGCGAAAGTACAGAAGTTGATGAACTCGAAGAAGAACTAGAACTCGATGAAGAACTAGAACTCGAAGAGCCAGAAGAAGCAAATTTAGAGTCTGATGCTGAATCTAGCGAAATTAAAGAAGTTGATGAACTCGAAGAACTTGAAGAAGAACTAGAACTCGAAGAAGCAGAAGAAGAGCTTGAATTTGAAGAAGAACTAGAACTCGAAGAAGCAGAAGAAGAGCTTGAACTTGAAGAAGAACTAGAACTCGAAGAAGCAGAAGAAGAGCTTGAACTTGAAGAAGAGCTTGAACTTGAAGAAGCAGAAGAAGAGCTTGAACTTGAAGAAGAGTTAGAGCTTGATGAAGAACTAGAACTCGAAGAAGCAGAAGAAGAGCTTGAACCTGATGAAGAGTTAGAACTTAATGAAGAGCCAGAAGAAGTAAATTTAGAGTCTGATGCTGAATCTAGTGAAAGTACAGAAGTTGATGAGGCAGAAGATCTTGAAATCAAGATACAAAATGCTGTCGATGAGTTGAGTGAAGAAGATTTACAAAGTGAAATTGATGAAGATGTTTTATTTAGCATAGATTCTATAACTAGTCGAGATATTAAAATTGCTATTGGTGAAGAAGTACCTGAAGAGAGCATTAGTAAGCACACTCAAAGCACAGAAGTAAATGAACAGTTAAGCCCAGATGAATCTAGTTTAGATACAAATGAAGCAGAATTAGATGAAGAAGTTTCTGATTCTACAGATAATAATGATGGAGTAGAAGCTTTGAAAAAATTACTTAAAGCTCTCTCAAATGAAGATGTTGCAGCTTCATTAAAAGGCATGAAGATAAGTATTAATATAACTTTAGGTGACAAGTAG